A region from the Achromobacter seleniivolatilans genome encodes:
- a CDS encoding phage head morphogenesis protein has protein sequence MAKRMVTKRRQAWGQQQQASQFKGSVLAYPVAVEERYRSSLSSLIEGMLAEYDRALRGLYSSNPEVAQDESVTTQARRILGDLGKKWSKAFAEKAGPLANRTIGQVDKFSKQNLGASLRDMSGGLTIKTFTMPASLYDKVLASTAENVGLIKSIPAQFQERIQGIVLRSIQSGGQGAGQIFEEIKSLNKVTKHRAKLIAVDQTRKITSAMNEERMKSAGVKKFEWIHSGGGAEPRSLHVEYDGQTFSMDEPPIIDKRTGQRGFPGELINCRCRMRPVIDFTEYLDEQPTN, from the coding sequence ATGGCCAAGAGAATGGTAACGAAGCGGCGCCAGGCTTGGGGGCAGCAGCAACAGGCCAGCCAGTTCAAGGGCTCGGTGCTGGCGTACCCGGTAGCCGTTGAAGAGCGGTACCGGTCCAGCCTGTCGTCGTTGATCGAGGGCATGCTGGCCGAATACGACCGGGCGCTGCGTGGTCTGTATAGCTCAAATCCCGAGGTTGCTCAGGACGAGAGCGTGACCACTCAGGCGCGGCGCATCCTGGGAGATCTTGGGAAGAAGTGGAGCAAGGCCTTTGCGGAGAAGGCCGGGCCGCTGGCCAACCGGACCATTGGCCAGGTGGACAAGTTTTCCAAGCAGAACCTGGGTGCGTCGCTGCGGGACATGTCTGGCGGGTTGACCATCAAGACGTTCACGATGCCGGCCTCGTTGTACGACAAGGTTCTGGCCAGCACTGCGGAGAACGTGGGGCTGATCAAAAGCATCCCGGCGCAGTTTCAGGAGCGAATACAGGGCATCGTCCTGCGGTCAATCCAGTCGGGCGGTCAGGGCGCTGGCCAGATCTTCGAAGAGATCAAGAGCCTGAACAAGGTCACGAAGCACAGGGCCAAGCTGATTGCGGTCGACCAGACACGCAAGATCACCTCGGCGATGAACGAAGAGCGGATGAAGTCCGCCGGCGTGAAGAAGTTCGAATGGATCCACAGCGGCGGCGGGGCGGAGCCTCGGTCACTGCACGTTGAATACGACGGGCAGACATTCAGCATGGATGAGCCGCCCATCATCGACAAGAGAACAGGGCAGCGCGGATTTCCCGGTGAGTTGATCAACTGCCGGTGCCGTATGCGGCCGGTCATTGACTTTACCGAGTACCTCGATGAGCAACCGACAAACTGA
- a CDS encoding phage portal protein codes for MKFFDWFKKRPEPKVQRRGLFSTHHPLGDKVRPAFEFPAFEQPHGAPTVASDNGYIGERPTPKMASFTQVNEAQLGFYAAGSMFIGYQACAMLATNWLIGEACSMPARDAVRNGFLLMCGDVKTADTLKEQDERFGVERHLRELVNFGRVYGGRLVLFDVEAANPEEYYKAPFNLDGVQPGTYRGMSQIDPNWVTPVLTEDNLNDPASQSYYEPTFWKIKDRVYHKSHLRIFVPYPVPDYLKPHYRYMGVSVPQRMMERAYAAERSANEGPQLLMTKRLTVLGVGEGALSNRDELEKNLAEWVAYRDNYGVKVGGADETTQQFDTALGDVDTVIMTQFQLAAAVAGVPATKILQTQPKGFNAAGEYERSVYREHLESIQSNDMTPILKRHYQLLAKSESITLPSKVQIQWLPVDSPTAKEWAEIDKLKADRDGVLFNTGAIDAEDIRNRLREDRESDYHNIEKAEFVDGQENGNEAAPGLGAAATGQPVQGLGAGVPGSR; via the coding sequence ATGAAATTCTTTGACTGGTTCAAAAAGCGCCCGGAGCCCAAGGTTCAGCGGCGCGGCCTTTTCTCGACCCATCACCCATTGGGAGACAAGGTGCGCCCGGCGTTCGAGTTCCCGGCGTTCGAGCAGCCCCACGGTGCGCCCACTGTGGCATCAGACAACGGATACATCGGGGAGCGTCCGACGCCTAAGATGGCCAGCTTCACGCAGGTCAACGAGGCCCAGCTGGGGTTCTACGCGGCCGGCAGCATGTTCATCGGCTATCAGGCGTGCGCCATGCTGGCCACGAACTGGCTGATTGGCGAGGCGTGCAGCATGCCGGCGCGGGACGCCGTTCGAAACGGGTTCCTTCTTATGTGTGGGGACGTAAAGACTGCCGATACATTGAAGGAACAGGACGAGCGGTTTGGCGTGGAGCGACATCTGCGCGAGCTGGTGAACTTCGGACGAGTGTACGGTGGCCGCCTTGTGTTGTTCGATGTCGAGGCAGCGAACCCGGAGGAGTACTACAAGGCTCCGTTCAATTTGGATGGAGTACAGCCTGGCACGTACCGAGGTATGTCGCAGATTGACCCGAACTGGGTTACTCCGGTCTTGACCGAGGACAACCTCAACGACCCTGCGAGTCAGAGCTACTACGAGCCGACGTTCTGGAAGATCAAGGACCGGGTCTATCACAAGTCTCATCTGCGGATCTTCGTGCCGTACCCGGTGCCGGACTACCTGAAGCCCCATTATCGCTACATGGGTGTGAGCGTCCCGCAGCGCATGATGGAGCGGGCGTATGCGGCCGAGCGCAGCGCGAACGAGGGCCCGCAGTTGCTGATGACCAAGCGCCTCACGGTGCTGGGCGTTGGAGAAGGGGCTCTCAGCAATCGCGACGAACTGGAGAAGAACCTCGCCGAGTGGGTCGCTTACCGGGACAACTACGGCGTAAAGGTCGGAGGCGCAGACGAGACGACTCAGCAGTTCGACACGGCGCTTGGCGATGTGGACACGGTCATCATGACCCAGTTTCAGTTGGCGGCGGCAGTCGCCGGCGTGCCTGCTACCAAGATCCTTCAAACCCAGCCAAAGGGATTCAATGCGGCTGGAGAGTATGAGCGTTCGGTGTATCGGGAGCATTTGGAAAGCATCCAGTCGAACGACATGACCCCGATCCTGAAGCGGCACTACCAGCTGCTCGCCAAGTCCGAGAGCATCACGCTGCCGAGCAAGGTTCAGATCCAATGGCTTCCGGTTGATAGCCCGACCGCCAAGGAGTGGGCGGAGATCGACAAGCTCAAGGCCGACCGTGACGGCGTGCTGTTCAACACGGGAGCCATTGATGCGGAAGATATCCGCAACCGGCTGAGGGAAGACCGCGAAAGCGATTACCACAACATTGAAAAAGCCGAGTTCGTAGATGGCCAAGAGAATGGTAACGAAGCGGCGCCAGGCTTGGGGGCAGCAGCAACAGGCCAGCCAGTTCAAGGGCTCGGTGCTGGCGTACCCGGTAGCCGTTGA
- a CDS encoding PBSX family phage terminase large subunit produces MGRSPPCPRRSNWLPQVTTANIELPPKLIPVFSGPARYRGARGGRGSAKTRSFALMTAVRAYMFAQADVSGVVLCGREYMNSLEDSSMEEVKQAIRSVPWLDAYFEIGEKFIRTRNRRVSYTFAGLRHNLDSIKSKARVLIAWIDEAENVSEIAYQKLLPTVRENDSEVWLTWNPELDGSPTDLRFVKNPPPNSKIVELNYTDNPWFPDVLEQERRNDRERLDDQTYAWIWDGAYRENSEAQILAGKYRVAEFDPAAGWDGPYFGLDWGFSQDPTAGVKLWVHDHRLWVEHEAGKIGLENDDIAAFMVARLPGIEQHVTRADSARPETISHVKSKGRDGQRANLPRLQGVEKWKGSVEDGIAHLRSYKELVIHPRCVQTLREARLYSYKVDRLTGDVLTDIVDANNHYMDATRYALQPMIKRKRGFFG; encoded by the coding sequence GTGGGCCGATCCCCACCATGCCCACGACGATCCAATTGGTTGCCCCAGGTGACGACGGCTAACATCGAACTCCCCCCAAAGCTGATCCCGGTGTTCTCCGGGCCGGCGCGGTACAGGGGGGCAAGAGGCGGCCGCGGTAGCGCAAAGACTCGCAGCTTCGCGCTGATGACGGCGGTGCGGGCATACATGTTCGCCCAGGCCGACGTGTCGGGTGTGGTCCTGTGCGGCCGGGAGTACATGAACAGCCTGGAAGACTCCTCTATGGAGGAGGTCAAGCAGGCTATCCGTTCAGTGCCTTGGCTCGATGCCTACTTCGAGATCGGCGAGAAGTTCATCCGCACGCGCAACCGCCGTGTCTCGTACACCTTCGCGGGCTTGCGGCACAACCTGGACAGCATTAAGTCCAAGGCGCGGGTGCTGATTGCATGGATAGACGAGGCGGAGAACGTCAGCGAGATCGCGTACCAGAAGCTGCTGCCGACGGTGCGGGAGAACGATTCCGAAGTCTGGCTGACCTGGAACCCGGAGCTGGACGGCAGCCCGACCGATCTGCGATTCGTCAAAAATCCGCCGCCGAATTCCAAGATCGTCGAGCTGAACTACACGGACAACCCTTGGTTCCCCGATGTGCTGGAGCAGGAGCGCCGCAATGACCGCGAGCGCCTGGACGACCAGACCTATGCCTGGATTTGGGACGGCGCCTACCGCGAGAATAGCGAAGCGCAGATCCTGGCCGGCAAGTACAGGGTTGCAGAGTTCGACCCGGCGGCTGGTTGGGATGGCCCGTACTTCGGTCTGGACTGGGGCTTTAGCCAGGACCCGACCGCCGGCGTCAAGCTCTGGGTGCATGACCACCGGCTGTGGGTCGAGCACGAGGCCGGAAAGATCGGGCTCGAGAACGACGACATCGCGGCGTTCATGGTCGCCCGCCTGCCAGGCATTGAGCAGCACGTGACCCGTGCGGACTCGGCCAGGCCGGAGACGATCAGCCACGTGAAGAGCAAGGGCAGGGACGGCCAGCGTGCCAACCTCCCGCGCCTCCAAGGCGTTGAGAAGTGGAAGGGCAGCGTTGAGGATGGCATTGCCCACCTGCGCTCCTACAAGGAACTGGTCATCCACCCGCGCTGCGTGCAGACCCTGCGTGAGGCTAGGCTGTACAGCTACAAGGTGGACCGCCTGACGGGCGATGTGCTTACAGACATCGTGGACGCCAACAACCATTACATGGACGCGACGCGGTATGCGTTGCAGCCCATGATCAAGCGCAAGCGCGGATTCTTCGGATGA